The following coding sequences lie in one Flagellimonas eckloniae genomic window:
- a CDS encoding ABC-F family ATP-binding cassette domain-containing protein encodes MLNIHNLSVAFGGEYLFEEIAFRLNAGDRVGLIGKNGAGKSTLLKLLSKEMAADSGTIAMEKDIKIGFLKQDIDFELGRTVLEESYQAFYELKSLESQLDRINQELAERTDYESESYNQLMIDLTDVTHRYEILGGYNYQGDTEKVLLGLGFRRNDFDKVTDTFSGGWRMRIELAKLLLQNNDVLLLDEPTNHLDIESIIWLEQFLRNYAGAVVIVSHDKMFLDNVTNRTIEISLGRIYDYNKPYSKFLELRGEIKEQQLNAQKNQEKQIQQTEKLIEKFRAKATKASMAQSLIKKLDKIERIEVDEDDNSVMNVRFPVSITPGKVVAELENLSKNYGEKQVLEGIDLLVERSSKTAFVGQNGQGKTTLAKVMVGELEFEGHLKIGHNVQIGYFAQNQAEYLDGSKTVLDTMIDAANERNRSKVRDILGSFLFRGDEVDKYVKVLSGGERNRLALAKLLLQPFNVLVMDEPTNHLDIKSKNVLKQALQNFEGTLILVSHDRDFLQGLTNKVYEFKDGNIKEYLGDIDFYLEQRKAEDFRKIEKGDKKVQVEKVQVKENDYQTQKKLKSLKNKLSSVEKKISQLEKEIASIDHDLLLDYDKTIAKSGFFDEYQGKKNLLESLMEDWEKISNELESLN; translated from the coding sequence ATGCTTAATATCCATAACCTTTCAGTCGCTTTTGGGGGCGAATACCTTTTTGAAGAAATCGCCTTTCGTTTAAATGCTGGGGATCGGGTTGGTCTTATTGGTAAAAATGGAGCGGGAAAATCCACCTTGCTCAAACTACTTTCAAAAGAAATGGCTGCAGATTCTGGTACCATAGCCATGGAGAAGGATATTAAAATTGGTTTTCTTAAACAAGATATCGATTTTGAGTTAGGTAGAACGGTCCTGGAAGAATCCTATCAAGCATTCTATGAACTCAAATCTTTGGAATCGCAGCTTGATAGAATAAATCAAGAATTGGCAGAGCGCACCGACTATGAAAGCGAAAGCTATAACCAATTGATGATTGACTTGACCGATGTTACCCATCGCTATGAAATTTTAGGAGGCTATAACTATCAAGGTGATACTGAGAAAGTCCTTTTAGGGCTTGGATTCAGGCGAAACGATTTTGATAAGGTCACGGATACTTTTTCAGGAGGTTGGCGCATGCGCATTGAGTTGGCAAAACTTTTACTTCAGAACAATGATGTTTTACTGTTGGATGAACCTACAAACCATTTGGATATTGAATCCATTATTTGGTTGGAACAGTTTTTAAGGAATTATGCGGGAGCGGTGGTCATCGTTTCTCATGATAAAATGTTTCTGGACAATGTTACCAACAGAACTATAGAGATTTCGTTGGGTCGTATTTACGATTACAATAAGCCTTATTCAAAATTTTTGGAGTTAAGGGGTGAAATCAAGGAACAACAGTTAAATGCCCAAAAAAATCAAGAGAAACAAATACAGCAAACAGAAAAACTGATAGAAAAGTTCAGGGCCAAAGCCACCAAGGCATCCATGGCACAATCGCTTATCAAAAAATTGGATAAGATTGAACGTATAGAGGTTGATGAAGATGATAATAGCGTAATGAACGTACGCTTTCCGGTTTCCATAACCCCGGGAAAGGTGGTTGCCGAACTTGAAAATCTTTCCAAAAACTATGGGGAAAAGCAGGTTTTGGAAGGGATAGATCTTTTGGTGGAACGAAGTAGCAAAACGGCATTTGTTGGCCAAAACGGACAGGGCAAGACTACTTTGGCCAAAGTTATGGTGGGAGAGCTTGAATTTGAGGGCCATCTTAAGATAGGGCACAATGTACAAATTGGCTATTTTGCCCAAAATCAGGCCGAGTATTTGGATGGTAGCAAAACAGTTTTGGATACCATGATTGATGCAGCCAATGAACGTAACAGAAGCAAGGTAAGAGATATTTTAGGTTCATTTTTGTTTCGGGGAGATGAGGTGGATAAGTATGTAAAAGTCTTATCCGGAGGCGAGCGTAACCGTTTGGCATTGGCCAAATTGTTGTTGCAGCCCTTCAATGTCCTTGTGATGGACGAACCTACCAATCACCTGGATATAAAATCCAAAAATGTACTGAAACAAGCATTGCAAAATTTTGAAGGAACACTAATTCTTGTTTCCCACGACCGTGATTTTCTGCAAGGGTTGACCAATAAGGTTTACGAATTCAAGGATGGCAATATCAAAGAGTATTTGGGTGATATTGATTTTTACTTGGAACAACGAAAAGCTGAGGATTTTAGAAAGATTGAAAAAGGAGATAAAAAAGTTCAGGTAGAAAAAGTACAAGTCAAGGAAAACGACTACCAAACCCAGAAGAAGCTAAAGTCTTTAAAGAATAAATTGAGCAGCGTAGAGAAAAAGATTTCCCAATTGGAGAAGGAAATTGCATCCATAGACCATGACTTGCTTTTGGATTACGATAAAACCATTGCCAAGTCAGGTTTCTTTGATGAATATCAAGGAAAAAAGAACCTTTTGGAGTCATTAATGGAAGACTGGGAGAAGATATCAAATGAGCTAGAATCTTTAAACTAG
- a CDS encoding efflux RND transporter periplasmic adaptor subunit codes for MRKLIISAVLGGLIILASLYFAGLIAGSKNNRRPKPQKVVKTVFVDTVNNSTIPIIVPANGNLKAKRRVELFSEVQGVFQSGSKLFRTGQEYSKGQTLIRIDANEYYASVQSAKSDLYNLLTSIMPDLRLDYPEIYPKWQEYLNNFDLDKGTPSLPKMTTEKEKFFISGRGIISNYYNLKNLEQRLSKYTISAPFKGVLTDALVTEGTLVRSGQKLGEYINTGIYELEVSVSKTYGDFLKVGKKVALVNLDRTQNYDGEVARINGSVDQNSQTITVFIEVSGENLKEGQYLEANLEAKEESNAIEIDRSLLLENNQIFVVRDSILDLIDVNPIYFSDKKVVLKNVPDKEVIVSKALTGAYAGMLVKVFNSNKSKKAKS; via the coding sequence ATGCGCAAGCTAATCATCTCCGCTGTCCTAGGTGGACTCATTATTTTAGCATCACTTTATTTTGCTGGACTCATTGCAGGAAGTAAGAACAACCGCAGACCAAAACCACAGAAAGTTGTGAAGACGGTTTTTGTGGATACCGTAAATAACAGTACAATTCCCATTATAGTTCCGGCCAATGGAAATCTAAAGGCAAAAAGACGAGTTGAGCTGTTCTCTGAGGTACAAGGGGTTTTTCAATCAGGAAGTAAGCTTTTTAGGACTGGACAAGAATATAGTAAAGGTCAGACGTTAATTCGGATTGATGCCAATGAGTATTACGCCAGTGTACAATCTGCAAAAAGTGATTTGTACAATTTACTAACTTCAATAATGCCAGATTTGAGGTTGGATTATCCAGAAATCTATCCTAAATGGCAAGAGTATTTGAATAATTTTGATTTAGATAAAGGCACACCTAGCTTGCCTAAGATGACTACGGAAAAGGAAAAATTCTTTATTTCCGGAAGAGGAATAATATCAAATTATTATAACCTGAAGAATTTAGAGCAACGCCTATCAAAATATACCATATCTGCGCCTTTTAAAGGTGTTTTGACGGATGCTTTGGTTACAGAGGGAACTCTGGTCAGGTCAGGTCAAAAACTGGGAGAGTATATAAATACTGGAATTTATGAATTAGAGGTTTCCGTGAGTAAGACCTATGGGGATTTTTTAAAAGTTGGAAAAAAAGTAGCGCTTGTTAATCTGGATAGGACCCAGAATTATGATGGTGAAGTTGCACGTATAAATGGAAGCGTGGATCAGAATTCCCAAACAATTACAGTCTTTATTGAGGTAAGTGGGGAAAACTTGAAAGAAGGGCAATATCTGGAGGCAAACTTAGAAGCTAAAGAAGAATCAAACGCTATTGAAATAGACCGATCTCTATTATTGGAGAATAACCAGATTTTTGTTGTTCGGGATTCTATTTTAGATCTTATAGACGTCAACCCGATTTATTTCAGTGATAAAAAAGTTGTACTTAAAAATGTGCCGGATAAAGAGGTTATCGTTTCCAAAGCATTGACAGGAGCTTATGCCGGAATGTTGGTAAAGGTTTTTAATTCCAACAAATCAAAAAAGGCAAAGTCATGA
- a CDS encoding efflux RND transporter permease subunit, whose protein sequence is MKKVIAYFIKYHVAVNVIILAFFAFGIVGALSLKSSFFPLAESRNIAISITYPGASPQEIEEGIVLKIEDNLKGLQGVERVTSTSQENSGTINVEIEKGRDIDFMLLEVKNAVDRVPTFPSEMEPLVVSKMEAVRPTISFAVSGENIPLVSLKQIGRQIENDLRAIDGISQIEIGGYPDEEIEIAVNENSLLAYNISFDEVAQAVSNANILVTGGNIKTSSEEYLIRANNRSYYGDELSNIIVWAETSGRSVRLKDVAKIRDRFSETPNASYYNGDLSVNITVTSTNTEDLIGSADKIKEYIEEFNQKYTNVQLEVVRDLSKVLNQRTDLLAENAVIGMILVLLFLSLFLNTRLAFWVAFGLPVAFLGMFIFAPMFNVTINVLSLFGMIIVIGILVDDGIVIAENIYQHYEKGKTPVRAAIDGTMEVIPPILSAIITTILAFSIFFFLDGGIGEFFSEVSVIVILTLAVSLVEALIILPAHLAHSKALQPQKEGPKSGIAKVFSKLRVINKMGDRSMAWMRDKLYSPVLKFALDYKFLMFAFFFMALVLTFGSIGGGIIRTAFFPRIASDRIEVELTMPNGTNEKVTDSIIEMIQDKAHIVNKELTEEYLAGTDKMLFENMLKNVGPGSSSATLVINLLPGEERPDEVVSDLITARLRELVGPVIGVESLIYGGGGNFGGDPVSVSLLGNNIEELKAAKTELKTAMLNNALLKDVADNDPAGIKEIRLQLKENAYLLGLDLRTVMDQVRAGFFGSQAQRFQRGQDEIRVWVRYDRENRSSIMDLDEMRILAPNGERIPLKEIADYSIERGDVAINHLDGRREIQVSSDLKDSKTTSGTDAMLWIQNEVMPDILSKYPSITPSYEGQNREFVKFRKSLRFAGLTVLALIFITIAFTFRSFSQPLLLILLVPFSLTAVAWGHVIHGFPINILSLLGIIALIGIMVNDGLVLIGKFNSNLRNGLKFNEALYEAGRSRFRAIFLTSVTTIAGLAPLLLEKSRQAQFLKPMAIAIAYGIGFATVLTLLLLPIFLSFGNQVKVSAKRLWIGEKISKEEVERAIKEQKDEQYMLEEGKHSLNGNANHNESRENTSKVLEGTT, encoded by the coding sequence ATGAAAAAGGTAATTGCCTATTTTATCAAATATCATGTTGCGGTCAATGTTATCATTTTGGCGTTCTTTGCTTTTGGAATAGTTGGGGCATTATCTTTAAAATCTTCTTTTTTCCCCTTAGCAGAATCCAGAAATATTGCAATTAGCATTACTTATCCGGGAGCATCCCCACAAGAAATTGAGGAGGGAATTGTTTTAAAAATCGAGGATAACCTCAAAGGGTTGCAAGGTGTGGAACGTGTTACATCCACTTCCCAAGAAAATAGTGGCACCATCAATGTTGAGATTGAAAAGGGCAGGGATATAGATTTTATGCTGTTGGAGGTAAAAAACGCTGTTGACCGTGTACCTACTTTTCCTAGTGAAATGGAGCCTTTGGTGGTTTCAAAAATGGAAGCGGTTAGACCCACAATAAGTTTTGCAGTTAGTGGTGAAAATATCCCTTTGGTATCTTTAAAACAGATTGGGCGTCAAATAGAAAATGATCTAAGGGCAATTGACGGAATTTCCCAAATTGAAATAGGAGGTTATCCAGATGAGGAAATTGAAATTGCGGTTAACGAAAATAGTCTTTTGGCTTACAATATCTCTTTTGATGAAGTAGCCCAGGCGGTGTCCAACGCAAATATTTTGGTAACTGGAGGGAACATCAAGACCAGCTCGGAGGAATATTTAATTCGGGCAAACAATAGATCATATTATGGAGATGAGCTTTCCAATATTATTGTCTGGGCAGAAACTTCCGGTCGATCTGTTCGATTGAAAGATGTGGCAAAAATTAGAGATCGCTTTTCCGAGACACCCAATGCCTCTTATTATAACGGAGATTTGTCGGTCAATATAACCGTTACAAGTACTAATACCGAAGATTTAATTGGTTCTGCGGATAAGATAAAAGAGTATATAGAGGAATTTAATCAGAAGTATACCAATGTCCAGCTAGAGGTGGTTCGGGATTTATCAAAAGTCTTGAATCAACGTACGGACCTTTTAGCTGAGAATGCTGTAATTGGGATGATTTTGGTGCTTCTTTTTCTTTCCCTGTTCTTGAATACAAGATTGGCCTTTTGGGTGGCCTTTGGATTGCCTGTTGCATTTTTGGGAATGTTCATTTTTGCCCCCATGTTCAATGTTACCATTAATGTGCTGTCCCTTTTTGGGATGATTATCGTTATTGGAATTTTGGTTGATGATGGGATTGTGATTGCGGAGAATATTTACCAACACTATGAAAAAGGTAAGACTCCCGTAAGAGCAGCCATAGATGGAACCATGGAGGTGATTCCACCTATTCTTTCGGCAATTATAACTACCATATTGGCATTTTCAATTTTCTTCTTTTTAGATGGTGGTATTGGGGAATTCTTTAGTGAGGTTTCCGTTATTGTTATTTTAACCTTGGCAGTTTCTTTGGTGGAAGCTTTAATAATACTTCCGGCGCATTTAGCACATTCCAAGGCATTACAGCCACAAAAAGAAGGCCCTAAAAGTGGAATTGCAAAGGTATTTTCCAAGCTCCGTGTCATTAATAAAATGGGAGACCGTTCAATGGCATGGATGCGGGATAAATTATATAGCCCGGTTCTAAAGTTTGCCTTGGACTATAAATTCTTAATGTTTGCCTTTTTCTTTATGGCCTTGGTGTTGACATTTGGTTCTATCGGGGGAGGAATTATCAGAACAGCCTTCTTTCCAAGAATTGCAAGTGATAGAATTGAGGTGGAATTGACCATGCCCAATGGAACCAATGAAAAGGTAACCGATTCCATCATTGAGATGATTCAGGATAAGGCGCATATTGTAAACAAAGAACTTACGGAAGAGTATTTGGCAGGTACGGATAAGATGTTGTTTGAAAATATGCTAAAAAACGTTGGGCCGGGATCTTCCTCAGCGACCTTGGTCATCAACTTGTTGCCCGGTGAAGAACGTCCAGATGAAGTTGTATCCGATTTGATTACGGCTAGATTACGAGAATTGGTAGGCCCGGTCATCGGGGTAGAAAGTTTAATCTATGGAGGAGGAGGTAACTTTGGTGGTGACCCAGTCTCCGTATCACTCTTGGGAAATAACATTGAAGAGCTTAAAGCAGCAAAGACAGAATTAAAAACTGCAATGCTTAATAATGCATTGTTGAAAGATGTAGCGGACAATGATCCGGCAGGAATTAAGGAAATACGTTTACAACTCAAAGAAAATGCATACTTGTTGGGATTGGACCTTAGAACCGTAATGGATCAGGTGCGTGCAGGATTTTTTGGCTCTCAGGCTCAACGTTTTCAACGGGGGCAAGATGAAATTCGTGTTTGGGTTCGGTACGATAGAGAAAACAGGTCCTCTATAATGGATTTGGATGAAATGCGCATATTGGCACCAAATGGAGAAAGAATCCCTCTCAAGGAAATTGCGGACTATTCCATAGAACGAGGTGATGTGGCAATAAACCATCTGGATGGTCGACGGGAAATTCAAGTGTCGTCAGATTTAAAGGATTCCAAAACTACAAGTGGGACTGATGCCATGCTTTGGATACAGAATGAGGTCATGCCCGATATTTTATCCAAATATCCATCTATTACTCCTTCATATGAAGGACAAAACAGGGAATTTGTAAAATTTCGTAAGTCTTTGCGGTTTGCAGGTTTAACAGTTTTGGCACTCATTTTTATTACCATCGCCTTTACATTTAGGAGTTTTAGTCAGCCCCTATTGCTGATACTACTGGTGCCTTTTAGCCTTACTGCAGTGGCTTGGGGACACGTAATACATGGTTTTCCCATCAATATTCTTTCACTGTTGGGCATTATCGCATTGATTGGAATTATGGTAAATGATGGTCTCGTGCTTATAGGAAAATTCAATAGTAATCTTAGAAACGGGTTAAAATTCAATGAGGCCCTCTATGAAGCTGGGCGTTCACGTTTTAGAGCTATATTCCTGACATCGGTAACTACCATAGCCGGTCTAGCACCTTTATTATTGGAAAAAAGTAGACAAGCACAGTTTTTAAAACCTATGGCTATTGCCATAGCATATGGAATAGGTTTTGCAACAGTACTAACACTTTTATTGTTGCCCATTTTCCTTTCCTTTGGAAACCAGGTAAAAGTTTCGGCAAAACGCTTATGGATAGGTGAAAAAATATCAAAAGAAGAAGTGGAAAGGGCTATAAAAGAGCAAAAAGATGAGCAATATATGTTAGAAGAAGGAAAACATAGCCTAAATGGTAATGCGAACCACAATGAGTCAAGGGAAAACACTTCAAAAGTTTTAGAAGGAACAACATAA
- a CDS encoding TolC family protein, with the protein MRSILFTLPFFVLIFSNSIEAQEKILSKEEAIDLVLENNLGIQVARNTKRIDDNNASILNSGYLPTVSANGGGSIDVQNTEGELASGETRRADGAETRRYNASIDVNYTLFDGLNRYYTYKSFKERSQQSELEVRQTIETTILQLFTVYYEVARLTENTKNLEEALQISKDRLTRAQYQFEYGQNTGLDVLNAEVDINTDSINLLNSRQQLRNTMRDLNLVMNQGLDTQFIADTTVVFVPGLQMENMHNEAKTNNIQLQLAEKDISISRYNQKATKSVFLPTIGLTGTYGWNESNNNSPLAFLLQNTSTGYTGTVNLTWNLFDGGSGITNIKNVKIGYENQELIKKQIELEVERDIRNAWDSYTNALYVLEVQEKNLQTNQNNFKRTDERYKLGQITSIEFRQAQLNLLNAELAQSQAKYSAKLAELQMLQISGQLLNVDF; encoded by the coding sequence ATGAGAAGCATACTTTTTACACTACCTTTTTTTGTATTGATTTTTAGTAATTCTATAGAAGCCCAGGAAAAAATCCTTTCCAAGGAAGAAGCTATAGATTTGGTTCTGGAAAATAACTTAGGAATCCAAGTAGCAAGAAACACAAAAAGGATTGATGATAACAATGCAAGTATTTTAAACTCTGGATACCTTCCTACTGTTTCGGCCAATGGGGGAGGAAGTATAGACGTGCAAAATACAGAAGGAGAATTAGCCAGTGGGGAAACACGCAGGGCAGACGGTGCCGAAACCAGACGTTACAACGCCTCTATAGATGTAAACTATACGTTGTTTGATGGATTGAATAGATATTATACTTACAAAAGCTTTAAAGAACGCTCACAACAATCAGAACTTGAGGTAAGACAAACCATAGAAACCACAATTTTACAACTTTTTACGGTGTATTATGAGGTTGCAAGGTTGACTGAGAACACCAAAAACTTGGAAGAAGCACTCCAAATTTCGAAAGATAGATTAACACGGGCCCAGTATCAATTTGAATATGGCCAAAATACAGGGTTGGATGTGTTAAATGCCGAGGTCGACATAAATACGGACAGTATCAACCTGTTAAATTCCAGACAACAATTGCGAAACACAATGCGAGATTTAAACCTTGTGATGAACCAAGGACTTGATACGCAGTTTATTGCGGATACCACAGTGGTTTTTGTTCCTGGACTTCAAATGGAAAACATGCATAATGAGGCCAAGACAAACAATATTCAATTACAATTGGCAGAAAAGGACATAAGCATAAGCAGATATAATCAAAAAGCGACAAAAAGTGTTTTTTTACCTACTATTGGCTTAACAGGTACATACGGATGGAATGAATCCAACAACAATAGTCCTTTGGCTTTCCTATTACAAAATACATCTACGGGTTATACGGGTACAGTCAATCTCACTTGGAACCTCTTTGATGGAGGAAGTGGAATAACCAATATCAAGAATGTTAAAATTGGATATGAGAACCAAGAACTTATCAAGAAACAGATAGAATTAGAAGTAGAGCGTGATATTAGAAATGCATGGGATAGTTATACCAATGCACTCTATGTTCTTGAGGTTCAAGAAAAGAATTTACAGACTAATCAGAATAATTTTAAACGTACTGACGAACGATACAAATTGGGACAGATAACTTCTATTGAGTTTAGACAGGCACAATTGAATTTATTGAATGCAGAACTGGCGCAAAGCCAAGCAAAGTATAGCGCAAAGTTAGCAGAACTTCAAATGCTACAGATAAGCGGACAACTATTGAACGTGGATTTTTAA
- a CDS encoding CPXCG motif-containing cysteine-rich protein, with product MFEHFFQCPYCWEEISFLLDTSVSNQTYVEDCEVCCNPIEAVSKFENQELLHFEARELGQ from the coding sequence ATGTTCGAACACTTTTTTCAATGCCCGTACTGTTGGGAAGAGATTTCTTTTCTTTTGGATACTTCGGTATCAAATCAAACCTATGTAGAAGATTGTGAGGTATGTTGTAATCCCATTGAGGCAGTTTCAAAGTTTGAAAATCAAGAGTTATTACATTTTGAAGCTAGGGAATTGGGACAATAA